The Chlorocebus sabaeus isolate Y175 chromosome 22, mChlSab1.0.hap1, whole genome shotgun sequence genome segment AGAATAGATAACCTAATTTTCCCCAAGAGTCTGATAATGTTCAACTTTACCTGAGTTAACTCTGCTGGAAAACAGTGACAATTAAATATTCCCACACCCTTTAGTGTTCTAGGAAATGACTTCCTGCAAAGAGCCATCCTTCCCCATACGACTTAGATGAGACTCACAGATAGCCCCACCCCCTTGTTTGTCTAGACACAGACCCTCCAGGTGACGTGCTTTACAACTGATTAATTGAACTGTTTGTACCCATGACCAATTTGTACAGAATACCTGCTAATTTAACTTGACCAAGATTTAGTTAAGCTCTTTTCCCTCCCCTAGGTCCTTAAGTTTTGACCTATCTTTGGCTTGAGCCAGCAACAAGATGTAGATCAATCCCTCCTTGTTATAAGAACAtaggatggttaattttaggtgtcaacttgactgggttaaggaATACCCAGATAACTGGTAAAGCACTATTTTGGAGGTATGTCTGTgaatgtttctggaagagattggcaTTTGAATCTGTGTTCTGAGTAAGGAAAATGTGCCCTCACACAACATGGGTGGGTACCATCCAAAGGGCTGAGAGCCCAGGTAgaacaaaaagagagagtgaattcactctctctctcctggagctgGGACACCCATCTTCTCCTGGACCTGTGAGACAGGAATAGCACTGGGTAGTCACAGGAGTATGGAAAAACCCGAATAACAGCTAAAATAAGAACTAGGCAAAGAAACCATAGGGTAacagaaaactcaaaataaaggagagaaaatggccAAAACCGGGGTCAGGGTGACATGTCCGTGACTCTTCTTGGCAAACCCAAATAAGGGAGACAGGGGGTGGTAATGGAGGGAATAGGGTGGTGGGAGGAGTCCCTGAAatcctttccttttccaaaatactaAATGATTATTCCACCCCATAATTAAAGAAACACCATAAAATTAGAAACTCATTGTGCATGACTCATTCTCATGAGCATGCCCACACTTATCTCTTAAGTGTGTACTTTTGTTTTACAATAAAAGCTTCTTGCCTTTTACTTCATTCTGACTtgtccctgaattctttcttgcaatGGTGTCAAGAAGTTGGAAACCAACTGGAGTTAGGGTCTCACCGGCATCTGGAGACCATTCTAAGCCCTCCGGCAACACTAGGACATTAGAACTCCAGGTTATTCAGCCTTCagactctgggacttgcaccagtGGCCTTCtcagttctcaggccttcagacttgggCTGAGTTATGCCACTAGtttccctggttctccagctcgCAGATGGCATAACATGGGATTTCTCAGCCTGCataatcatgtgagtcaatttcCTTAATAAATCCCTCTTACATATCTATATATCCTATTGGCTCTGGTTCGCTGAAGAACTCTGGCTTATGTGGTCACTGGTAATCAGCTGACTTCAAGGAAAGACATTTCCTGATTAACTGTCCAATTATGACACCAGCTCATTCATTCCCTTACACCAATCTGCTCTAACCTTATTTATTCCTACCTATCAGACATACCCACCAGTGTGTCACGTcaatttaccattgccatggcaacacccaggaGTTACCACACCTTTCCACGGCAATGACCCAATGACCCAAAAGTACTACTCCTTCCCTAGAAAGTTCTGCATAAAATTCTTTTCTGCCTGACCTTTGATACTGTGAAAGTTGtcaaaatcaaaatggagtcatttGTGTCAAGCcctaacaaaaaataataaataaataaaaccaggagGTTAAGAAGGGAGGGACCTCATGCACACATGCCTATGTTATGAACTGTTACAAGAACTTTCTACACATAGATGCCCATAATGAGAACTTCTGACAAGGGCTTTCTAAGCTGCAGCTTGCTACATGAGTAAAAGGAAGCTACCTGGATGCACAAAGACACTTGCTTGACACACTCTGTCTGTTAATAAACTGGCATCAACTGCTGTGACTAGTCTTGCAACCAATATTCTCtttgtttcaaaacaaattaCCTATGTttcctttttgcctttaaaaacttTCCTTCGCTTCAACTGATGTAATGCAGGTCTCAATTAATTGAATAACTGCCTTCGTTTTTTGCTTCTGTAATATGTTTTTCCCTGCACAGATTTTCTCCCACCCCATGAAATGCTTAAAAGGTAACTTAAGTCTTTGTTCAGGGCTCagtcctttggatgttaatccGACTGGGCTGGTGcacctaaataataaatatctttctcACCCCCATCGGTCTCTCTAATTTTTTATCAACCCCGCTACACAACCTCTATGCCAATGATCCGCATAGCCCCCATATTCTGGATTTGTGAGTCTCCTGTGCACTCTTGAATAAACTCATTATCTTTAGAGAGTCTGTCTGTTATTTGGGTTGACAAGATGTTTGTGGATCTTATAGTCTGAGCATTCTCTCTATTGCAATAGTCCTCCTCTCCCTATTGTAGTAGTACCTGTCTCCCATTTGCAATTGTCCTTTTGAATAAAGCCTGTCTTATCTATgtctgagtttattttttatttgacaacTCAAGTAGCTTCACAGTGATGCGAGGCAAGCAAGCCCCAAAGTGGAGCTTAGCCCACGAGGGTTtctggctttgcccaggaaagactTCAAAGAcaaggcagaggtaggaggaaaaAACATCTTTGAAGAGGCGGTGTTACAGCTCTGTAACTGCTCCTGCAGAGGAGGGCTATCCTGTAGGCAGAGAGTAGAAGCTCAGGGCAGTTTTGCATTCATATTTACACCCATTTTTAATCGCATGCAGATTAAGAGGTGGCTTGTGCAGAACTTTCTAGGGAAGGAGTAGTACTTTGGGGTTATTGGGTTACTGCCATGGAAAGGTGCAGGAACTCCTGGGTGTTGCCACGGCAATGATAaattgacatggcacactggtgggtgAGTCTGACTGAAAGCCGCATCCACCTGGCTCTGTTTTAGTTAGTCCTCAATCTGGTCGAGTGTCCGACCCCACCTCTGGAGTCAAGTCCTGTCTCCTACCTCAGCAGTTCCATCCCACTCCTATTGCAACAGGTTGGAGAGCACTGACTAGAGAGACAACCTGAATTTTCTAACTTGAATCTTCTAACCTGAATCGTATCTTCTATAAgcacctctcaaaaaaaaaaaaaaaaaaaaaaaaaaaaaggagttgtaAAGAGACACTTTTACACTGTAAAAGAAGTAAAAGTTAAACACGTCAATATCTAagactttaattttttctccaaCATTCTCTGAGGCCTTTCTGTGGATGGTAGATTGTTCTCCCACCCCCAAACACATTGCAGACTTTTAATTGCAATAGATAGGTCAGATGTAGGAGACCCAGGTAAGGAGGCATCGAGGTCAGAAAACCTCCGAGATTCCTAGAGCGGTCAGCGAGGGGCCTGCAAGGCGCCCGGGCGGCACTTCCGGGGCGGCCCATCTTCCCTGGGTACTTAAGCTCGCGGGAGGCCCTTGAGGGCAAACGCGTCGCGGTGGCGGTGTGTCGTTGCTGTGCGGGGCTGGGGGCCCCGTGGCCTCTGGTGAGCGAACGAGACCGGGGCCAAGGGGGCCTAGACTTGCCCGGGCTGCGGGCTGCGCTGGCGGCGGGGCCGGCTGGCGGGAGTGACTGGCGGGAATCCCCGCGGCCCCGGCCCGGCGCTTGGGTTTACTGTGCACTTGATGTAAGGGGAAAGTCGCTCGTCAGCTGCTTGAGGGTCTTGTTGTTAGGGTGAACTGGGGACTAGAAATGGGATGCGGGCGGGAGGAAAGTAGTGTAGGTGCAGGTGGCAGTCATAAGTGTCCCATAAGTCTGAATGTCTGAACTGTATAGATTTAAGGAGCATTAAAGAGGCAAAATAATAGCAAGTGCTTGTGTAGTGCTTAGCGtgggccagacactgttctagatgcttgtttcatttaatcctgacagcagccctatgaggtaggtactattattcccATTAAGAAGAAATCAGAGGGGTTAATCTGCCTAAGCGCAAACAGCacgtaagtggcagaaccagcaTGAAAATCCAGGCCCTGAGGCTTTTTTCAGGCTGTGTTACCAGCTCTTCTTCTCAAAGATGACTTTGAAGagtaagggagagagagaagggaaggactGTCTCAGGTTTCTGGCTTGTGAGAGGATGGACGATGGTAGAGGAGAACGTAAGAGGAACAGTGGGACGCTTTAGAAGAAAGATGATCAGCTCAGCTTTGAACATGGTCAGTGATGTCACGTTACAGAAGACATTGGCTGATGTCTTTGGGGCTAAAGAAAAAGTTGATCAGATGTGAGATTTGGAAATCATAACTAATAGGTGATGGTTATGACCAAAAGAGTGCATGGCAGAACTTAGGGCAGAGACCACAAACTAGATGCCCATGGGCCAGATCAGATTTACTGATGTGCTTTGTTTATCCTGAACAGTAGTTTTGAAAAATTGAATTAGTCACCAGCTTTTCATCATTAGATGCTGTGTAAAAATCTAGATTTGTGGTGTTTCTTGGAAGGCTGGAAGATTTGGCAACACTTGGCTCACATTCTTGTAAGGCATTAGGCTAGAGTGAGCAGCAGGCGCCCCCTTagaggggtgtgcacactcccgTTCATCGCCCTCCTCCCTGttgtttaatatagtcccattcatttcattcctttatattcCCTGCCTGGTCCCTAAGGCATGAGTCTTTAACCTCTGACTTAGATCTAGAGTGAGAGGAAGAAATTGGTTAAGAGAGAGTCCCAGGAACACTGTCATTCAAGAATATGGGAGTCAGTAAAGCAGTTTGGGGGAACATAGTGGTTTATATACTACATAAGAGTCAAATAGGGAGAACTGAAAAGCAACCCTTAGATTTGACGATTAGGAAAGATAGCGCTTGCATCTTCAGATTGTTTCTGTAGAGTGGTCGGGACTACAGACTGTGTGCAGTGAGTTGAGGAGTGCCTGAAAGATGAAGTActtaagttgttgttgttgttgttttcttctaaggtttggATGAGAAGAGAAGACAAGACATGTGGCCTGAGCTTGAGAGAAACAAGTCTCAAGAGAGGGTTGTTTTTAGAGTGCGTGAGGTTTGAGTATGGTTATAGGCAACCAGGAAAGACTCAGGAGACAGTAAGAGGCTGGTGGTGCAGGGCAGAGAGGAAGGGATAATTAGTGGAGTTTTCTGAGGGATCTGGAAGAATGGGATCCAGGGCTCCAGTGGGAGACATGGCTGTGAGCAAGGGAGACACCCGCTCCTTTGAGAGGTGTTCTTAATCAAGACCTCTTCAGTATCTTCATTCTCCTTCTACAGGTTGATCTCCACACACTACAGAAGTCACCTGCCATGAGAGGCCTCTCATCACTTGGGAGGGAACATaacagtaatatttatttttttattgttttgttttctttgagatggagccttgctctgaggcccaggctggaatgcagtgacatgatcttggctcactgcaaactctgtctcctgggttcacgccattctcctgcctcagcctcccgagtagctgggactacaggcgcccaccaccatgcctggctaatttttttgtattttactaaggggtttcaccatgttagccaggatggtcttgatctgctgatgtcgtgatctgcctgccttgacctcccaaagtgctggaattacaggcatgagccactgcacctggccaaaaataacatttctaacCAAATAGACACTGGACATAGAAAAAGCCACTGCTGGTAGGAACTTGAAAAGCAAAAGTGGGAGAACTGATGAGACCaacttcctatttttttcttgtgctttttctaaaatttgcctaaatattaagaaattttaGAGCCAATGATTTTCTCCCCTGAATGTTCTGGATTTTTCCCTCAGCCCTCCTCATTCCCCTCATCTCTGGTGGTAGCGACAGTGCCAGCTTCCCACAGTCACCTGTCCCTTGGCTCCTTATATTTAGTAGGAGTAGGAACCAAAACAAGCTCCATCAGTGgaggtgaagaaaagaaaatccctgtGTGCTGTATTCTGGGGCTTCCTGCCTGTCAGGCCCAGTGCATATCGTTAGAGAAGATATGCAAAGGTTCTGTCTTCCCAgaatcaggttttttgtttttagaatttttagtagTCATAGAGAAAATGAGGTTGAGAAGACACATGAGCCATCACCTTGTCCAGCAATGATGCTCTTGGGACCCACTGGCAGGACTGACAGGCAGCTAAGCAGGTAGATGTGGGGCCCACTGCTTATGCGTTCACCAGAGCAGCTGTGGATTTTATATCCTAGAATTTATAAAAGATTGCCagattcattaaaaagaaaagaggtcttCTACTAAGCAAGGTTTTGGCAGACATCCAGCAGTTTTGGCCTCAGGCTGTCTTCTTAGAACTTGGGAGTCAAGGCCTGGCCTTGGATAGCTGGGCCAATTATGCTGGGGTACCCAGCTGGCATTTCTGTTTGTCAACAGTGGTTTCCGGTGTCTTTCTCGTTAGTTGACCACTCCCTGCCTGTCCAGGAGCCACAGAAGTTCAGGAGGTGTCCCAGGGCAGGCCCTCAACAGAGTGAGGGTAATGTTTACAATCATCACAATAACGGAAACCTTTTTCCTAGTGGCAGGACCAGGGACAGTAAAGGAGAAGAAGGACTACAGGGATGCCTGGGACTAGGTGAAGACCCAGGCCAGGGTAGCAGGGGGTGGGAGTTATCTCCAGACAGGCCTGTTGTCAATAGGCCAGGGAACACTTGACTTGCAGGAGGTGAACAATAGCCTAAAACCCCTTAAAGCACCAGTAACAATCTCTGGGATCTCTGTTGTTCAGACACCAGAGAAAACATCCCTATGTAAATTCTAGACCTTTTAAATAAAGTGTGAAGGTTTTAGTGTGGCATTCCAGGCCCTACCTGATTTGACTTTGGTTTCCCTTTCCAGCTTTGTTTCCCACTACACTCCAAATGACACTGACAGACTTCTCCCAACAATCTCTGCTTTTCCATTATTGTGCCTTTGCCCATCTTGCTTTCTTTACCTGGAAGAAAACCTCCATGCCTAACCTCCAAGCTTCCTACCCTTTGAAATCCTAGCTCCTTTCAAGACCCAACTGAAATGCCACCTCCCAGGAAGTCTTAGTTATTTGCTGTCAAGCCCTCTTGAGCTATAAGTTGTCTTTTCCTCACCAGCCTTCTCTTACCTCAATTCGACATGTACTTTAATTATCTCTTTACACAACTGTCACCCCACTGGACTTTTAGTTCCTGGGGGACAGGCAAGTCTTGGCTAGCTAATACTTTTTGTTAACCTGGATGAAAACTTGAGAGAGTTGTCTTGATCTCCTTCCCATCCTCAACATTCCCTGGGGAAAGAGGATAGGGACTTCTGTTCCTATAATGAACTTTAGTCTccaatttttctcttcctctcccttgaTTTCACAGTCCTCCACAGCTTGAGATAGGGCTGctcttggaatttttttcctcAAGCCTCATTCTCCCTGAGGATTTTTTGAGGCTTGTTGACTGATATGGCCCCTACTAATATTGAGGCAAGGAGCAGACATGGGCAAAGGGGTGGGGTGCCAGAATGCCTTAGGGTCTTGCTAAGTGAGACAGTCGCATGATGGAGATTTGAGGGTGGTGTTATGAAGATCTCCAGGAAGGAGAAGACCTGGAGTCTGGGCCCACCTCTGCTCCCTACCTGCCTGCCATGGAATGTGGGCAGGTTGCTTTACTGCACCACATCTGGCGTCTAATCTGAAATGAAGGGAGAACGTCAACCCTCCTCTTCATCCCAGACTCTTAGACATGGGAGTTGAAGGTGATTTGGTACCCACTTCTTGTCTTCTGACCCAGAGGAAGTAGCATTTCTCCTCTGGGGTTTAGCCTAGTTCCCATAGGGCACCCTTAGAGAACCTGGATCAGGGCTGCTGGAGAGAAGTCAGAGGCAACAGCCTTAGAATTGAGCCTGGAATTTCTATCTCTATCTGGTGGCAGCAGCTCCTTAGCTAGGCCCCATTTGGCACCTGTTCTGAAACTGGAACTGGAAGCTAGAATTTGGTGGGGATGACCTGAGTACAGCCCCTGTCACCCTTGCCATTCAGGGTTGCCTGCTTTGTAGAGGCAGTGGGGTCTCTGCTGGCTCTCAGTGCTGgggagggtctgcagcttcaggGATTTTACAGCATGGATAGCCCTAAGGGTCTTTACACTTTGGTATAAGATACTTTTCAGTCAGCTCTGGACAGTTGCAAAGTACATGTTCACTGCCCTGAGAACTCAAGAGGAGGATATACTATATTTGGGAGTCTCCCCAAATTCTGAGGCTTACCGTGCCTGAACAAATTGTTAAGTGGGCGAGTGGCTCTCTTCAGCAAGTATAGGGCCGACCTCAGTGATGATGGCACAGAGAATTTGAGGTTATGAGAGTTTATTCCAAAACAGGAATAAgaaaagagtttatttttatttttattattattaattttttttttttttttttttttttttgagacggagtctcgctgtgtcacccaggctggagtgcagtggcgcgatctcggctcactgcaagctccgcctcccgggtttacgccattctcctgcctcagcctccgagtagctgggactacaggcgcccgccacctcgcccggctagttttttgtatttttagtagagacagggtttcaccatgttagccaggatggtctcgatctcctgaccttgtgatccacccgcctcggcctcccaaagtgctgggattacaggcttgagccaccgtgcccggcctattattatttttttttgtagagagaaatcttgctctgttgctcaggctggaatgcagtggtacaatcacagctcattgcagacttgaactcctaggctcaagtgattctcccacctcagcttcccaagtagctgggaccacaggtgcacaccaccgtgcatggttaatttttattattttttgtagagttggagtcttgctatgttgcccaggcagatcttgaattactgacttcaagtgatcctcctgccttggcctcccaaaatgctaggattactggcatgagccaagAGAAgagttttaaagcaaaaatagagaTTAGAGGAGGAGTGGAAAGGATGACAGGTGTTgaggaagaaaaagggagaaatggtAAGAGGAGGAAAGCAGAAGGGAACAGGAGAAGTGAGGGGAAGGAAATAATGcataagaaatgggaaaaggaagaaggggaaggaagggggaaaaaagcccAGAAGGCTCTTTCCAAGCTCACTTTCAGCAGAAATATGAAAACTTTCCCTCAGGTCTGTACTTCTTGAGTTCCCTGTAATACAGGACAGCCTCCTGAGCTCCACCTTGGCTGTGTGAGAACCAAGCGGCACTCCCAAAGGTTGTCCAGCACTTTGTGGTGCAGCTTGGCTCAGAACCTGGATAAGGAAAGGTATGAGCAGTCCATGGAATCAGGCCATTCCCTGTCCCACATTGAGGGATCTTTATAACCCACCAGAGCGTCATGCTGAGGAAAAGGAACATTTTCATCCTCTGCAGTATCTCTGAATGCCAGACATTGCTGCCTCTCCCCTCTGCCCTTCCTGGCTGTCTGCTGACCTTTTGCAGTCACATTAGGAGTGTACACGTGCTATCGACATGTCAGCATCACAAATGTCTAGAGTATACATTAGTATCACTTAAAGATGTTTTGTCTCCACCATAGGAAACAGGTGACATTTCcgttttctgtatcttttgttAGATTATGAAACCAAATCAGATATCAAGGAGTCGGTTCCAAAGCAGGAAGTATCAGAAGAAACAGAGATACACTGAGCCACCTCCAGAGCACTCTGGAATAATGATTCCCAAGAATGCAAGATTGGAGCACTCAAAAATTGGGAAGACAGTTTGAATATTCCTCAGAGAGATCCTTCCAGGGAGATGCTGAGGACGAGGACTAGAAGTATAAAGCCAGCAGAATTCAAGGATGTAAAAATCTCCCTAGAGAAGGAAAGCCAGAAAGGTAAAGAATTTGATAACTTCTTTAATCTAGGCTCAAAAAGTATTTCACATTCGAGAATTCACAGGGAGAACAAGGGGCCAGTTTCAGAAGCCAAAATACAAGTCACAACTTATGAAAGGCTTCAGAGTGTAGCCCCTCTGGCAGCCAGGTTTAGAGAAGCCCTAGAGGGGAAAGGAAGTGCAAAGAGGCATCAGGGAAGCCAGGCAGGACCCAGAgcgaggagaaggaagagagtttCCAGAGGTGTTGCCTTCAGAGACAGCAGTGCCCTTGACGAGGAAAGAGGGCAACAAAACTACCCAGGAGAGAAACGCTTTATCTGTAAAGAGTGTGGAAAAGCCTTTGGTCAGAGTGCAAACCTCATCGTGCACCAAAGAATCCACACAGGGGAGAAACCTTTCCTATGTAATAAATGCAGAAATGGCTTCAGACAGAGGTCACACCTCATACGACATCAGAGGATCcacactggtgagaaaccctatgaatgccAGGAATGTGGGAAGACCTTGAGCCAGAGCTCAAATCTCATAGTTCATCAGGGCATCCACACTGGGGAGGAATCTTTTGAATGTAGtgagtgtgggaaagccttcagccGGAGTTCAGGCCTCACTGTCCATCAGAGGATCCACACGGGGGAGAAGCCATTTGAGTGTAATGAATGCAGCAAAGCTTTCAGTTGTAGCTCATACCTTATTGtgcatcagagaattcacacagGGGAGAAACCGTATaagtgtaatgagtgtggaaGAACCTTTGGCCAGAGCTCCCATCTTATTCTCCATCAGGCAACTCATGCCCGGAAGAAACCTCAGCTGGCTACTTGGGTTAGGGCCCATTGTTAATGGGGCAGAGTTGAATGGTCATGTTATATGCTTGCCTTCACCCAGGTCAGCATCTCATAAATACTAGGAAGTATGTGAGAGGTCATGGACTCTTCACTGCTGGAAATCTGGGTCCACAAACTCACTCTGCTTGTATAGTGTTTTATTCACTTgccttatttttgtatgtgtgccTCAAGTCAGATTTGGAGTTCCAAGAGGTAGATGCCAGGTCCTGTCTTCTGGTTTGATTGACAGGAAACCGAGGAGCTCTTCATTTCTACAAAGTTGATTAAATGTTAATTCATTGAGA includes the following:
- the LOC103227501 gene encoding uncharacterized protein — protein: MLRTRTRSIKPAEFKDVKISLEKESQKGKEFDNFFNLGSKSISHSRIHRENKGPVSEAKIQVTTYERLQSVAPLAARFREALEGKGSAKRHQGSQAGPRARRRKRVSRGVAFRDSSALDEERGQQNYPGEKRFICKECGKAFGQSANLIVHQRIHTGEKPFLCNKCRNGFRQRSHLIRHQRIHTGEKPYECQECGKTLSQSSNLIVHQGIHTGEESFECSECGKAFSRSSGLTVHQRIHTGEKPFECNECSKAFSCSSYLIVHQRIHTGEKPYKCNECGRTFGQSSHLILHQATHARKKPQLATWVRAHC